Proteins from a single region of Xiphophorus maculatus strain JP 163 A chromosome 22, X_maculatus-5.0-male, whole genome shotgun sequence:
- the LOC102216454 gene encoding pantothenate kinase 1-like isoform X2, which produces MKLITEKKPAFPWFGMDIGGTLVKLVYFEPVDITAEEEQEEVENLKSIRRYLTSNVAYGKTGVRDVHLELRNLTMCGRTGNLHFIRFPTQAMPRFIQMGRDKNFSSLHTTLCATGGGAYKFENDFRTMADLELLKLDELDCLIRGLLFIDRVGFNGHPECYYFQNPSDPQSCVKKPCNLDNHFPMLLVNIGSGVSILAVYSENNYKRVTGTSLGGGTFLGLCCLLTGCETFEEALEMASKGDSTNVDKLVKDIYGGDYERFGLQGSAVASSFGHMMCKEKRDSIRKEDLARATLITITNNIGSIARMCAVNEKIERVVFVGNFLRINTVSTKLLAYAMDFWSKGQLRALFLEHEGYFGAVGALTELLKTSEDL; this is translated from the exons ctttccCCTGGTTTGGAATGGACATCGGTGGCACATTGGTTAAGCTGGTGTACTTTGAGCCAGTCGACATTACTGCAGAAGAAGAGCAAGAAGAAGTTGAAAACCTCAAATCTATCCGCCGCTACCTCACCTCAAACGTGGCCTATG gtAAAACGGGTGTCCGCGACGTCCACCTGGAACTGAGGAACCTGACCATGTGTGGCCGGACAGGAAACCTGCACTTTATCCGCTTCCCGACCCAGGCCATGCCCCGGTTCATCCAGATGGGACGAGACAAGAACTTCTCCAGCCTGCACACGACACTGTGCGCCACGGGAGGCGGCGCCTACAAGTTTGAGAATGACTTCAGAACA ATGGCTGACCTGGAGCTGCTGAAGCTGGATGAGCTGGACTGCCTCATCCGTGGCCTGCTGTTTATCGATCGGGTCGGTTTCAACGGACACCCGGAGTGCTACTACTTCCAGAACCCTTCAGACCCCCAGAGCTGCGTGAAAAAGCCCTGCAACCTGGACAACCACTTCCCAATGCTGCTGGTCAACATCGGCTCCGGGGTCTCCATACTGGCGGTCTACTCAGAGAACAACTACAAACGGGTAACCGGGACAAG TCTGGGAGGTGGAACGTTCCTCGGCCTCTGCTGCCTCCTGACGGGCTGCGAGACGTTCGAGGAGGCGCTAGAAATGGCCAGCAAGGGCGACTCCACAAACGTGGACAAGCTGGTGAAAGACATCTACGGCGGGGACTATGAGCGCTTCGGCCTGCAGGGCTCGGCCGTCGCCTCCAG ttttggtcACATGATGTGCAAAGAGAAGCGAGACAGCATCAGGAAGGAAGACCTGGCCAGAGCCACACTAATCACCATCACCAATAACATAGGATCTATAGCACGCATGTGTGCTGTCAACGAG aaaattgAGCGGGTTGTGTTTGTTGGGAACTTCCTTCGGATCAACACCGTGTCCACAAAGCTGCTAGCCTACGCCATGGACTTCTGGTCAAAAGGGCAGCTACGAGCCCTCTTTCTGGAGCATGAG GGTTACTTCGGAGCGGTCGGAGCGCTGACGGAGCTGCTGAAGACGTCGGAGGACCTGTGA